The following DNA comes from Ornithobacterium rhinotracheale DSM 15997.
TAACACAGATGACAATGCGAGCATTACACGCAATTTCCTTTCGGCAGGAAACTTGGGCTACCAACCGAACAAAAATCTGAATATTAGCGGATTTGCCATGGGAACGCAAAATTCTGTGGAATATAATTCTACCAGCGAACGATTGTATCCTAATTTTGAGCAAAAGGATTTAAACCAAAATCATCAAAAAATCTTCGCTTTTATTTCAAGGTTAAATGTAGAATACATTTCGCCTAAAAACCTTTTGGTTAAATACCGCGTGAATTTTAATCTACAAAATGCCGAAAACAATACGCGTACTTCATCTTTCATTAATCAAGAAGAGAATCCGAGCGTTTTTAGAAACACCCAAAACAAGCGCGACAATGCCGTGGTGAACCAAAAATTGAGTTTAATCAAAAAAATTAAACAAGATGACAATCTTGGCTTTTACTTTTCGCACATTTATCAAAAGGAAACGCCAACGATAGATTTATCTTCGAGCGCGGCGTCGTTTGGTTCTATTTTTAATTTAATGCCACAAAATAAGGCGTATCAATTAAACCAAAATAAAAATTTTAAATCCAATACATTTCAGTTTTTAAGCATTTACAATCATTTGCTTACCAATAAGAGCAATTTGCGTTTAAAACTGGGTGCCAATTATACGCTGCAAGATTTAAACAATCAGCTAAAGAGCTATGAACGAATTTTAAATAATGATAAAATTCTGGGCAATTCGGATTTTAATTTTCAAGAGTATTATGCCGACGCTTCGTACAAAAGAGTGTTTTTTAATCGTAAATTATCTTTCACAGCGGGGCTTACGCTTAATTATTTTAACTCAGAGAATAAGCCTGAAAATGCTCCAAACAATCAGCTGTCTAAAACGAATTTTCTCCCGCATTTTGAGATTAAATACCGAATCAATAATTTCAACGATATAGGCGTGGAGTATGATAACGATATCCAAGTGCCAAGCATCAACGAATGGACGCCTGGCTATGCTGTGCAAAGTTACTTTAGTTTATATGAAGGCAATCCTTCGCTAGGCATTGTGAAGAATCAAAAAATTAACCTTAGGTATAATTACTACAATGCTTTTAATTTCATGCATTTACACATCGGCGGGGGCTACAACCGCATCAAAGAGGGCATTAAAGTAAAAGGCGTGTTCGACGGACAAAACCAAATTTCGACGGCTTTTAATGCTGATTTCCCCGACGAGATTTGGTCGGCAAGATTCTTTAGCTCTAAACGATTTTCAAAACTTTATTCATTAAAAATCAACGGAAATTACAGCCACAGCACTTACCAATCGGTGAGCAACAACATCAGCTACAAAGCCCAATCGCAAAACCATAACTACAAAATTAACAACACCTTTAAGTGGAACAAAAAATTGGAGATTTCGCTTGGGGCAGATGCAAGTTTTAGTCAATATAAATTATCAAACAGAGATAATAAATTTAGTAATCTTACGCCTTTTGCCGAAGCGGCAGTTGCCATAACCGATAAGATTTTGTTCAAAACCGAATATAGCTATTTTAAACAATGGCAAGATGGCAAAAACATCAACGATTTTCAGGGATTGGACGCGTCGCTACGCATAAAACCAGCGAAGAAAACCTACATCAATTTCATTGCTGGGAATTTGCTCAACGACAAAACTATCGTGAGCAACGGGTTCAATGATTTTTACACCTATGTCTTTACCAAAGAAACTTTGGGACGATATTTCTTGGTGCAAGTGCGCTACAAATTCTAATTTAAGCTATTTTTTGAGCAAAAGTCTAAGGCTACGAATGACGAAATAAATCAGCACCACGACGAGCAGAAAGAAAGCTAAGCCTTCAAAAGTAATCACTCCATCGGCGAGATTTTGTCTAAAAATGGGATAATAATCTATGATGTCCTTGGCATAATAAAGTGCCAAAACCAAAGTCATAATTTCGATAAAATCTCTGATTGATTTTTTCATAATGGGAGTAAAATTAAAAACGCCTAAATTGTTGGCTCAATTTAAGCGTTTTTTTTCATTTAGAATATAAATTCGGGGAAATTATTATTTTTCTTCGGTATAGAATTTATAAAAATACGGAATGGTCTCGATGCCTTTGTAGAAATTAAACAGACCATAATTTTCATTTGGAGAATGAATTACATCTGAATTTAATCCAAAACCAAGTAAAACCGATTTACTTTCAAGCTCTTTTTCAAAAAGGGCAACAATCGGAATACTTCCTCCGCTTCTGAACGGCACCGCCTCTTTGCCATAAGTTTCGGTCAAAGCTTTTTTAGCAGCTAAATAGCCTTTATCGGTAATTGGCAACACATATGCCCAGCCTCCGTGATGGAAATTACATTTCACACGCACAGAACTCGGTGCGATTTGTTCAAAATATTGTTTAAACAATTCTGCGATTTTTTCAGGATTTTGGTCAGGCACCAAACGCATTGAAATTTTAGCAAAAGCCTTGGCAGGAATCACAGTTTTTGCCCCTTCGCCAATGTAGCCACCCCACATACCGTTTACATCCAAGCTTGGGCGAATCGAAGTGCGCTCGTTTGTTGAATAGCCGTCTTCTCCCATGATGTCCTGAATTTTGATTTGCTTTTTGTAGTCTTCCAAATCAAACGGAACTTTTGCCATTTCGGCACGCTCTTCGGCACTGATTTCTTCTACCTCATCATAAAACCCTGGGATGGCAATTTTCCCGTTTTCGTCGTGCAATTGCCCAATCATTTTAGACAAAACATTCAGCGGATTTGGCACTGCTCCACCATACACCCCAGAGTGCATATCACGATTAGCTCCTTCCACTTCTACTTCCACATAGCAAAGTCCGCGCAGCCCGACACAAATCGACGGCACATCTTTGGCAACCATGCTGGTATCCGAAATTAGGATAATATCGTTTTTAAGTCTTTCTTTTTCTACCTTAATGAATTTAGCCAAGCTCTCTGAGCCCACTTCTTCCTCGCCTTCAATCATAAATTTCACATTACAAGGCAATTCATCGTTTTGAATCATAGCTTCTATCGCCTTAACATGCATAAAGAATTGCCCTTTGTCGTCGGCAGAGCCACGCGCAAAAATCGCACCTTCTGGATGCACTTCGGTTTTCTTGATTACGGGCTCAAACGGCTCAGATTCCCATAAATCCAACGGATCTGGTGGCTGCACATCATAGTGCCCATACACCAAAACGGTAGGCAAATTAGCATCTACGATTTTTTCGCCATACACAATGGGATTTCCATCGGTAGGGCAAACTTCTACATTATCCACGCCAGCAGCACGCAGAAACTCGGCAGTCTTGTCTGCGGTGGCTAAAACATCTTTTTTATACGCCGAATCGGCACTGATAGACGGAATTCTAAGCAATTCAAATAGCTCTTCAAGAAAGCGTTCTTTGTTTGCCTGAATGTATTCTTGTGTTTTTTTCATGATTAAAAAAATGATATTTTGGCTATTTTTCAGCCTTAAAATTTACACTAAATGAGTGTATAAAGGTACGCAATCGATGCGAAAAATAAAAATTTCGGATTTTTTATGGCTAAATTCTTGTTGGGTTTCAAAAAATTTGTATATTTGCACACTCAAATCGGCCACGTAGCTCAATTGGATAGAGCGTCAGATTACGGCTCTGAAGGTTGAGGGTTCGACTCCTTCCGTGGTCACAGAAGCCTTTTCGCAGTTTGCGAAGAGGCTTTTTTGTTTTCCAAAAATTCCTTTTTTGAATGATTTTTTAGCCAAAATACTCTCTCAACGCACCGTTTCTCTAGCCTCTCCCCTATTTTTGGTTTGAAATTTGCCTTTCTTTATACCCAAAAAAGAAAAAACTTAAGTATATTCGTTTTTCAGAATCAAATTTAAACTATGAGCAAAGCATATATAAAGGACTGGATGGCAACCAAGCCTTACACCAAACAAACCAACACAGAACTATTTTACCTTGAAATTACCAACGAAGTATTAGAAAAATTAGAAAAATCTTCAGATTTTCTAGACCATTTTCTGGACAGAGAAAGCTTTAAAGATTTGGCAATTTTCTTGACTTCGTATTTCGAAGATGTGATTTCAAATGTAGGCCTGTTCCGTGCTTTTATTGCGCTACACCAAGAAATTTATAAAAAAAGTTTGCCATTTTATGTGGCCAAAAACTACACCGAGGGAGACATCAACATTCAAGATGTTCAATTTTTGGTTTGGTATTTCTTGAATTTACAGAAACAAGATGTTTTTGTGAATCCGTATAGTCCAGAATTAAAGGAATTGGCGCAAAATGTGTGGCAAGTCTTTGACCAAGAGTATGAATACGCACCAGAAAACACGCAAATTGCAGATTTCTTTAAACTTGAAAATCCCGAAAACTTGGACGAAGTGCGCTATTTCATCGATAAGATTTTAACACGCAGTTACCTTTTCACCCAAGACACAGGGATTGAGCTCTACATGCGCACCGCTGCCTTGAAAACGGGCAATCAGCAAGATTTTAAATTATATAAAAATCATAGAGATAAATTTATCTTGAACTTCCCGACCAAGCTTTTGGCTAAACGAGGCACCGAGTGGGCGGCTGTACTTTATGGCAAAAAAGAGGAAGCGCAAGACATCAAAAACATGGGATTGAACTCGCATGCGGCTTTACTCTACAAAGGCGAAAATGGCGAGGATTTGGAAATGGAGCATTTAAGCTCGGGAAAAACCATTTTGGTAAGCAAAGATAATTTTGAGGATTACAAAAAAATGCCTGAAAATGCAATTTTGTATGCAGGCATCAGCCCGTGGAAAGGCAAATATTCTCTCACAGGAATCATCAATGCCTTTAATTATGACGAGAGTTTGGTAGAAAATGCCAAACGCGATTATGTGGCACGCCAAGCCATTCAAGATGAAAAGGAGAAAAAAGAATATTTAAAAAATATCAAAAAACAAGAAAAGGTATTTTTAGAAAAAACAGGTGGCGTTCCTTACAAAATCCTTTCGGCGGAAGAATCAATCGATTTCATCAATGATTTTTTTGATACGCTTGACGAACAAAAAATTGAAAAGTATAACGAAGATATTGCGACACTGCTAAACTCTATCCAGAGCAGCACGCATATCCAAAATGCGGTATTATTCTTTAATCCTAATTTTGGGCTTGAGTTTTATAGCAATCTTGCTACCGAATTGGAGGTGGACGACAATCCTTTCAAGGAAGATGTTGCCAACCCTACTTTGCTAATGAAATTGATGATGGCAGACACTTATTCTCGTGAGTTTTTTGATTTCTATTATCAATTAATGAAAGAGAAAAAATCGGCTCAAATCGAATTTTTAAAGGATTTCAGCGAAAAAGACATCGATTTTATGCTTAGATTCTACAAGCCTACTCGCTACGGAAATTAGTCTTTTTGCTTTTTTTCGATTTAAATTATAACTAAATTTGTATAGAAATCAAAATTCAATAAAATGCAAAATATAAACCCTACTCAGACCGAGGCTTGGAAAAAGCTACAAGCCCATTACGAAGAGACCAAAGACCTTCATTTAAAAGATTTATTCGCAGCAAACGCTCAACGCTTTGATGAGTTTAGCGTAAAATGGAACGAATTTTTGTTTGACTATTCCAAAAACCAAATCAATCAAAAAACAATCGACTTGCTCGTGGAACTTGCCGAAGAATGCCAATTGCAAGATGCGATAGATTCTATGTTTGCGGGAGAGCACATCAACCAAACAGAAGACCGTGCCGTGATGCACACTGCACTACGCAACCAAGGCGAGGAAGTCTTAATCGATGGCGAAAATGTATTGCCACAAGTGCGCAAAGTTTTAGCTCAAATGAAAGACTTTAGCCACCGCGTGATTTCTGGCGAATGGAAAGGCTACACTGGTAAAGCGATTACAGATGTGGTAAACATAGGAATCGGCGGTTCGGATCTTGGTCCCGTGATGGTGGTCGAGGCGTTAAAACATTACAAAACTCATTTAAACATACATTTTGTATCGAATGTAGACGGCACACACATCGCAGAAACTACCAAAAAACTAAATCCAGAAACGACTTTGTTTATCGTGGCTTCTAAAACTTTTACCACCCAAGAAACCATGACCAATGCTAATTCGGCTAAAAAATGGTTTTTGGACAGCGGAGCCAAACAAAGCGACATTGCCAAACATTTCGTAGCACTTTCTACCAATGCCAAAGATGTTACTGCATTTGGAATTGCAGAAGAAAACATGTTTGAATTCTGGAACTGGGTAGGCGGTCGTTATTCATTATGGAGCGCGATTGGCTTAAGCATTGCACTTGCTGTGGGCTACGAAAAATTTGAGGAATTGCTACTCGGTGCTTACGAAGTAGATGAGCATTTCAGAACCACTGAATTTAAACAAAACATTCCTGTTTTGATGGCACTTATTGGCATTTGGTACAACAATTTCTACGGAGCAGAAAGCTATGCAATTTTGCCTTATGAGCAGTATTTGCACCGTTTCCCAGCCTATTTGCAACAAGGCGATATGGAAAGTAATGGTAAATCTATCGACCGAAACGGACAAAAAGTGACTTACCAAACAGGACCAATCATTTGGGGAGAAGCAGGAACCAATGGGCAACACGCTTTTTATCAATTAATTCACCAAGGGACTAAATTAATCCCAGCTGATTTTATCGCAGGGGCTCGTTCCAACAACAATGTGAGCGATCATCACGAAAAACTTTTGGCAAACTTCTTTGCTCAGACCGAGGCACTTGCTTTTGGAAAATCCGAAACACAAGTGAGAGCGGAACTCGAAAAAGAAGGAAAATCCAAAGAAGAAATCGAATTCTTGTTGCCTTACAAGGTATTTGATGGCAACCGCCCTACCAATTCCATTTTGTATAAAAAATTAACCCCAAAAACATTGGGTAGCTTGATTGCCTTGTATGAGCAAAAAATCTTTGTTCAAGGTATCATCTGGAACATCTTTAGTTTCGACCAATGGGGCGTAGAACTTGGTAAACAATTGGCTAAAGCTATCTTAGCGGAAATCAATGCGGGAGATACCGTAACAGACCACGACAGCTCTACCAATGGATTGATGAATGCTTATTTAAAAATGAAATAAATGAAAAAAGCACTTTTCGTTGCAGCGGCAGCACTTAGCTTAATTTCGTGTAAAAATGAGAAAAAAGGCTGGACAGATGAAGACCGCAGAGAGTTTATGCAATCTTGCACCGCAGTAGACCCGTCTGAACAGACCAAGGAAAGATGCGAGTGCGGCTTAAATGTTTTAGAACAAAAATACTCGTCCTACAACGAGGCTCAGGAAGCTACCGAAAAAATGACCGAAGACCAATTGGTCGAGCTTTTGAGTGATTGCGGTTTAGAACATTAATTAAGAAAACACTAAAATAAACGCCCAAATCACCTTTTTTGCTACTAAAAACACCGCTTGTTTTTTATTTTTTTTAGATATTTGCCAAAAATTTAAACAGCGTGAAGATAGCAATACAAGGAGGTTTGGGCTCTTTTCATCATCAAGCAGCGAGTATGCTATTTGATGGCGATAGCTACGAAATCTTGGACAAAGACCACTTTAGAGGCGTAGCCGAAGCACTCGTGAAAGGTGAATGCACCTATGGGCTCATAGCACTCGAGAACTCTATTGCAGGTTGCATTTTGCCCAATTACAATTTAATCAAGAATAATGATTTAAAAATCGTGGGCGAACTCTACATGCCCATTGAGCACCATTTAATGGTGATTCCAGGAGTGAAAATCGAGGATTTAAGCGAAATTTATTCTCACTCCATGGCACTTTTGCAATGCGAAGATTTCCTAAATCAACACCCAAAAATCCGTAGAATTGACTATGTGGACACGGCTAATTCTGCCAAAAAAATCAAAACCGAAGATTTGCACCACGCGGGTGCCATTGGCTCAAAAGTTGCCGCAGAATTATATGGTTTAGAAATTATAAACCCTGCAATACAAAGTAACAAAGACAACTTCACGCGTTTTGTATTGCTAAGCCGAGAATTACCTGATAATCAAGATTTTAATAAAATTTCTTTACGCTTTTCGCTCCCGCACCAAAAGGGAAGCCTTGCCAATATCTTGATGCAATTTGCGGTGCATGGATTCAATATGACCAAAATCCAATCGATGCCTATCGTAGATATGCCGTGGCAGTATGAGTTTTATGTAGATGTAATTGTGCACAACCACGAGCGTTTTGCCAAGGTGCTAGACATCATTCAACTCATGGCAGAGGATATTGAGATTTTAGGCAAATACAAAAATGGGAATTTGTAGTATTTTCGGCTAAATAAATACTATAAAACCATTTATTCCCACACAAAAACACTAAAAAATTCAATTTTTAACATTTTTAGTTTTTTTTATTTATATCTTTACGATTAGATAAAAAATTCACTAAAATGAAAAAACTATTATTACTTAGCACTTTTTTAATTTCGGCAATTTCTTTTGCCCAGCCAGTAATTTCAGGCGATGTAAATATGCCTGCCGATCCTTGTAACGAAACTGCTTTAGGCAATAGCAATCAAAACATTTATTACACCTATACCAGAGTGCCCAATCCAGAGCTTAAAGAAAAAACCAAAACAGGACTCACTGTTTTACAAATAGGTAAAGATTTAACTAAATTTACCGATGAAGCTAT
Coding sequences within:
- a CDS encoding outer membrane beta-barrel protein, whose translation is MKKTFLFFVLLSNFWAMAQEQTCTYRGILLDSLSLPVIDASISAFDAKNQSAGYTFSDKNGEFKLDMPCGKKYELEIEHLNYKSKIVKVDLQKSMREKISMATSSVGLKEIVAQGVQPITIKGDTIEYDAASFKSGTEENLEDILKKLPGLSVEDGKIYYQGKEMKSIKVEGREIFGGNQKLVTKNLPSDAVSKVQLNKKFKSNPFANSVQADEDFELNIVLEENKKNLVFGNATIGGDAHKHTDLQEKLFYFSKKTDATLISDYNTYGKEVFTSSDYFQFLGGNSEFNSEGGTSSLRNAMGNVSFNTDDNASITRNFLSAGNLGYQPNKNLNISGFAMGTQNSVEYNSTSERLYPNFEQKDLNQNHQKIFAFISRLNVEYISPKNLLVKYRVNFNLQNAENNTRTSSFINQEENPSVFRNTQNKRDNAVVNQKLSLIKKIKQDDNLGFYFSHIYQKETPTIDLSSSAASFGSIFNLMPQNKAYQLNQNKNFKSNTFQFLSIYNHLLTNKSNLRLKLGANYTLQDLNNQLKSYERILNNDKILGNSDFNFQEYYADASYKRVFFNRKLSFTAGLTLNYFNSENKPENAPNNQLSKTNFLPHFEIKYRINNFNDIGVEYDNDIQVPSINEWTPGYAVQSYFSLYEGNPSLGIVKNQKINLRYNYYNAFNFMHLHIGGGYNRIKEGIKVKGVFDGQNQISTAFNADFPDEIWSARFFSSKRFSKLYSLKINGNYSHSTYQSVSNNISYKAQSQNHNYKINNTFKWNKKLEISLGADASFSQYKLSNRDNKFSNLTPFAEAAVAITDKILFKTEYSYFKQWQDGKNINDFQGLDASLRIKPAKKTYINFIAGNLLNDKTIVSNGFNDFYTYVFTKETLGRYFLVQVRYKF
- a CDS encoding dipeptidase, which encodes MKKTQEYIQANKERFLEELFELLRIPSISADSAYKKDVLATADKTAEFLRAAGVDNVEVCPTDGNPIVYGEKIVDANLPTVLVYGHYDVQPPDPLDLWESEPFEPVIKKTEVHPEGAIFARGSADDKGQFFMHVKAIEAMIQNDELPCNVKFMIEGEEEVGSESLAKFIKVEKERLKNDIILISDTSMVAKDVPSICVGLRGLCYVEVEVEGANRDMHSGVYGGAVPNPLNVLSKMIGQLHDENGKIAIPGFYDEVEEISAEERAEMAKVPFDLEDYKKQIKIQDIMGEDGYSTNERTSIRPSLDVNGMWGGYIGEGAKTVIPAKAFAKISMRLVPDQNPEKIAELFKQYFEQIAPSSVRVKCNFHHGGWAYVLPITDKGYLAAKKALTETYGKEAVPFRSGGSIPIVALFEKELESKSVLLGFGLNSDVIHSPNENYGLFNFYKGIETIPYFYKFYTEEK
- a CDS encoding DUF3843 family protein, which encodes MSKAYIKDWMATKPYTKQTNTELFYLEITNEVLEKLEKSSDFLDHFLDRESFKDLAIFLTSYFEDVISNVGLFRAFIALHQEIYKKSLPFYVAKNYTEGDINIQDVQFLVWYFLNLQKQDVFVNPYSPELKELAQNVWQVFDQEYEYAPENTQIADFFKLENPENLDEVRYFIDKILTRSYLFTQDTGIELYMRTAALKTGNQQDFKLYKNHRDKFILNFPTKLLAKRGTEWAAVLYGKKEEAQDIKNMGLNSHAALLYKGENGEDLEMEHLSSGKTILVSKDNFEDYKKMPENAILYAGISPWKGKYSLTGIINAFNYDESLVENAKRDYVARQAIQDEKEKKEYLKNIKKQEKVFLEKTGGVPYKILSAEESIDFINDFFDTLDEQKIEKYNEDIATLLNSIQSSTHIQNAVLFFNPNFGLEFYSNLATELEVDDNPFKEDVANPTLLMKLMMADTYSREFFDFYYQLMKEKKSAQIEFLKDFSEKDIDFMLRFYKPTRYGN
- the pgi gene encoding glucose-6-phosphate isomerase; translation: MQNINPTQTEAWKKLQAHYEETKDLHLKDLFAANAQRFDEFSVKWNEFLFDYSKNQINQKTIDLLVELAEECQLQDAIDSMFAGEHINQTEDRAVMHTALRNQGEEVLIDGENVLPQVRKVLAQMKDFSHRVISGEWKGYTGKAITDVVNIGIGGSDLGPVMVVEALKHYKTHLNIHFVSNVDGTHIAETTKKLNPETTLFIVASKTFTTQETMTNANSAKKWFLDSGAKQSDIAKHFVALSTNAKDVTAFGIAEENMFEFWNWVGGRYSLWSAIGLSIALAVGYEKFEELLLGAYEVDEHFRTTEFKQNIPVLMALIGIWYNNFYGAESYAILPYEQYLHRFPAYLQQGDMESNGKSIDRNGQKVTYQTGPIIWGEAGTNGQHAFYQLIHQGTKLIPADFIAGARSNNNVSDHHEKLLANFFAQTEALAFGKSETQVRAELEKEGKSKEEIEFLLPYKVFDGNRPTNSILYKKLTPKTLGSLIALYEQKIFVQGIIWNIFSFDQWGVELGKQLAKAILAEINAGDTVTDHDSSTNGLMNAYLKMK
- a CDS encoding prephenate dehydratase translates to MKIAIQGGLGSFHHQAASMLFDGDSYEILDKDHFRGVAEALVKGECTYGLIALENSIAGCILPNYNLIKNNDLKIVGELYMPIEHHLMVIPGVKIEDLSEIYSHSMALLQCEDFLNQHPKIRRIDYVDTANSAKKIKTEDLHHAGAIGSKVAAELYGLEIINPAIQSNKDNFTRFVLLSRELPDNQDFNKISLRFSLPHQKGSLANILMQFAVHGFNMTKIQSMPIVDMPWQYEFYVDVIVHNHERFAKVLDIIQLMAEDIEILGKYKNGNL